The following nucleotide sequence is from Bacteroidales bacterium.
GTTATTGTTCATCTTCCTGTACATCCAGGCATAAATCAATAGTTGCAGTAATTTTGAAGGGTTATCCATCTCTCTGAGCTGCTCTACATTCTCAATTTTTAAATCATTTTTATCAACTAACCCTGTTTTATAATCAATCACCCTGATTTTATTTCCAATCCGATCAATTCTGTCTGCTTTCCCCCGCAGCAACACCTTTAGTGGTATTTCAGAATTTAGATCCTGGATTTCAATTTCAGAATTCAACCACTCTTCCAGTTGAATAATTTCTATTCCTGTTACGGAAGAATCAGCTTCTTCAAGATGCTCTTTCTCAGCAATAAGAAACCTTTTAACCATGTTTTCAGCTACCTTCAGGATCAGGAGGTTTTTTCCTGAATCCATGTCATTCTGCTTAAACCGGGAAGCGAAAACCTTCTTTACATTGGCAATTGCTGTAGGAATTATAGCATCAATTTCCTTGGTGGTGATGATGTTGTGTTTGAAAGGTAAGAATACCTGGTAAAGAGCCTCATGAACTGCTTCCCCAAGAGTGGCTGCATCCAAAGTGTCTTCTACTTCCTCGGGCTCCTTGATTTCCATCACCTGGGAATAGCAAAACTGGAGACTACAATTCAGGTATTTGCTTAAGGCTGTCGGTGAAAATCCACGTTCTGCCAGCTGTTTTAGCTTTAATTGTATATCAGCAGTCTTTCTGATCTCAATAACGGTCTCCTTAGCCTTTTCTGGAGGAATGGCGCAAATAGACTCTGAAATAGTGATGGCTGGGTTGTATTGAGGCAGTTCGAGTTGAATTTGTGTAATAAACCGGCTCTTTTCACCACCTCCTAAGTCTGTTCCTTCCGTATTATATAAAAGGTAAACATTTTCTGCCCGCTGCAGAAGCCGGTAGAAGTGATAGGAAAATACTGCATTCCTCTCACTGTATAGCTGGAGGTTAAAGGCTTTCCTTACTTCAAACGGAATAAATGTGTTCTGGTGTTTTCCTTTAGGAATCATGCCTTCATTCGCTGACAGCATGATGACATTCTTAAAATCCAAAGTCCTGGTTTCAAGAACGCCCATCATCTGTAATCCATTAAGTGGCTCACCATAAAAAGGAAGTCTTAAAGCTGAAGCCTGCGATTTGAATACTTCGTATAAAGTACCAACTCCATCCAGTAAATCAGTTTCCTGCACTGCTTTTTTGAGCTGACGGGTCAATAAAGCGAATTGATATAAGAACTCGGTGTCTACATCAGAACTACCATGCCTGGGGTTGTCAGGAGCTTTTGCTGAGGGCCGCAGGTAATTGATCAACTGCTGAATGAGATCGAGGATGGCAGAAGAATCGACTAAACCTGATTTGATGACAGTTTCAAACATACCAGATATTTCCGGCAATGATTGTTGTATATGATGAATGAATTCTTCCGGGGCAAGAAATGACTTTCCGGCATAGTCAGAAGAACCATTTTGCGTTTTCTTTTCTTTATTGATGAATGGCTGAAAATAAGGATGCTTTAGGAACCGATCAATGTCCTTGTGATAGAACCGGAGATTCAGGCTATTTTTTGACTTTCCGGAATTCAGCCTTTCGGATTGATATAATGCCTGTATCCATAATCTGAAAACAGAATCAAAGAGTGAAAAGGCAGGGGTAAGTTTTAATGGATACCCCATCGTTACATTAAATTTATTCAACTCTGCCGGCATTGAATTCATTACCGGAAGTAAAAGGCTCTCATCCACAAGCACCAGGGCAATGTCGGAGGGATTTTCAGAAACCACCAATTCACTGATTAATTGTCCTGCCAGTTTCGCCTGACCGATGTTTCCAGGCACTCCAATTACTGAGATTTTTTTGGAATCATTCCTGAACGACTGTCCGATCCATCGAGGTTCGCCAAAAGCTTTATCCTTCAGAAAGTTTCTGAGAAATACTCCGGCTTCCTGTCTTTTATCATCTAAATAATAGGCGTCTGCATCCCAGATGACCTCAGCTTTGCCTCTCTCAATAAAATGTTTGATGAGTTTCTCTTCAGCAGTTGTTAATGCATTAAAGCCTGCAAAAATGATGGTATCCCAATGATCCCATTCATGGTCATCCAGGGTGCTTAACATTTGTTCAAAAGCCATCCCAAAATATCCTTCATTCCTCTCATTGAGGATTTCTTTGAAGTTCCTGTAAATGGGAGCAAGTGAATTAAAAAATTTGAGGTAATCCGTTTCAAATGCTGAAAGTGCTTCCCCATCGGGATTCCAGTGATTCATCGCTTTTATCTCATCAAGGTATCCGAATACTTCTTCACCATCGACAAGGTATTGATCCAATTCATCAAAGTCATTCAGGAGCATTGTGCCCCACGACTGGAATTCAGCAAATGATTTGGCTTTTATTTCATCAATAGACTGATAGGTCTTGTATAGTTGAACAAGCAAGGATAACTGATCAGGGATCATGAGTCCTGATTTCAGCGTGACAAAATCTTCGAGTGCAAAAATATCCGGGAGCCAAACCGGTTTATTAATCTGTTTTGATATGTATTGACTAAGGAATAATCCCGCCCTGCGGTTTGGAAATACAACACATAACCGGCTAAGACCATCTTTGTAGTTTTCAGTCAGATATACGGCAAGTTGATGTAGAAATGGTTGCATTAATATTGGATCATGGAAATTTTAATGGGTTGGAATTCCTGATGCCAAGTTACAAAGAATAGTGAACCTGAAGGTGATCCATTTATCATACACCTTGATTTCTGACTCCTCGTTAGGTGATAACTTCAGAGATTCAAAGATTCCAGTCCTTTAAACCTTCCGGCCCTTATAAGAAGAGCAGCCTTCTCCAGATCAGCAGGTTTGCCCATATCAATCCAATCACCTGCATCATGAGCGATCCCTTGTATCAGGTTATTTCCGGCTAAACGAAGATAGAGATCAATCAATGAAAATCGTCCTGCTTCCTGGATCATTCCAAAGATAGATGGGTCAATGATATGAATTCCACTGAAAGCGTAACGATGTAAGTTGCCAGCTTTACTATCAACAATAATTTCCTGGTTTGTCCGGGTATTTTCCCAACCTGATAGTTTCATAGCATTGTCAAAGAGAAAATACCGGGAAGAGGTTCTTTCACTTACTGCCAGTGTTACTAAGGCTTTATTATTTTTATGAAATTGCAGGAGTTGGTTTAGATTTACATTACTAAGCACATCAACATTGTGCAGGATGAAAGGCTTATCATCACTAAAAAACCACGATGCTTTCTTCAGCCCTCCACCTGTATCGAGAAGTTCTTCTCTCTCCTCGGATACCTCTATGTGTAAATCAAAATTGTTATTTGCTTTAATAAAGTCGATTAATTGGTCAGCAAAGTGATGGACATTAATGATAATATCAGTGACGCCAGCATGTTTGAGCTGATGAATAACCAATTCAAGCATGGTAGTGTTACCAACCTTTACAAGTGCTTTTGGCTGTTTCTCAGTGAATGGATGAAGACGTGTGCCAAGCCCGGCAGCAAATATCATAGCCTTCATGAACCGGCTTTTTGATTTTTAAAATAATTCCTTAAGATCACCTTTTTTAATTCCCGGTGGATTACCAGTTCTGAGATCACTTCTGCATAACTCCATTCCGGATGTTGATCAATAGATTCCCTGATCTTGTGTTCGTTGAGATCAACCTGATAGAGCAGTGCGCTTAATTTTCCCTGGTCAATTTCAAGGAGGTTATGAATGATGGCGCTTAATTGGTGAAACAGTTCGGAATATGCCATTTCTGTATTCCCGGTAAACTCAATATCCATTCCGAACATTAAAAAGTCCTTTTTTACCTGGGCTACAGTCTGAAGAATGATTTCAGTGCGGTTCTTGTAAACTTCAATGTCGAGTTTTTCCAATCTTATTTATATGTTTCAGGTTTACAAAGGTGCTTTTCCTTATGTGCTTTATTCCCACACTTTTTACACTTAAACCTGGGGTTTTCCTGTTTTTCCTCCAATCTCCTGGAGTCGTTTGTTTTGCATAGTGTTTTTGTCATTTCGACACTTTCCTTTAATGAAAACCTGAACATTAAGATTTACACTGAACAATAACAGCAAATCATAACCATTGTTTGTCAAGTTCGGTATGATAAAGGATTACTTTCAGAGAGTATTTCTCTTCAAGGTACCTGGCAAGCTTTTCGGCACAATAAACTGAACGATGCTGGCCGCCGGTACAACCAAAATTAACCTGCAGATTTGAAAACCCCCTGTTCATGTATTCCAGAATAGATTGATCAACCAGTTTGAATGTGTTAGTCAGAAAAGTATTCACTTTCTGCTCCCTCTCCAGAAACTGTATCACCAATGGGTCTCTGCCTGTATATGACTTAAAGTGCTCATACCTGCCCGGGTTAGGTAAAGCCCTGCAGTCAAAAATAAAGCCCCCTCCATGTCCTGAATAATCAGGAGGAGGGCCATTTTTGAAAGCGAAGCTGTTTACTGAAATTGTAAGTCCCTCTCCTTCTCCAGGTTGAAAAGATTTAACTTCTGTATCAGCTAGGGTTTTCAGTGCTTTGATAAGTTCCGGAAGTTCTGGCTCAATCTTTACATTATCAAGCCACCACCGGAGATTATCGATAGCATAAGGGATGCTTTGAAGAAAATGTGCTCTTCTTTCGAAATGTCCGCGGAATCCATATGCTCCCATTACCTGAAGCAACCGAATCAATACAAAGCCATAATAATGCTGAGTGAAAGAATTATTATCAATTTTTCGGTGATGGGAAAGGCAACCCAGGTAATGCTCCAGCATTTCTTCCCTAAAATCGTAGGGTAATGCCGCTTTCACCTGGAATAATAAGGATGCAAGGTCATATTGCAGAGGCCCTCGTCTTCCACCCTGGTAATCAATGAAGTGAGGAGAGCCTTTATGAATAAGTATATTTCTTGCCTGGAAATCCCGATACATAAAAGACTGATTTCCAGCTTTTAATAAATAAAGAATAAGGCGATCAAAATCATTTTCAAGGGCATATTCGTTATGTGGGATTTTTAATAACCTCAGGAAATAGTATTTGAAGTAATTCAGATCCCATCTCATGCTTCTCGCATCGAATTCTTTTACGGGGTAACACTGGTTATAGTCGAGGTCATTGCCTGCTTCTATCTGAAATCTTGGTAATTCGGTAATTGTAGCCTTGTAAAGATCTTTCGTAACCGCGTCGGGTCTCCCATCTTTTCTGCCTTGCTCCAATTTCTGAAGTAATGACAGGTCCCCAAGATCACTAATCAGGTAACAATCGGTTTCTGTATTTTCTGAATAAATCTCAGGCACAGCCAGTCCACATTTATGGAAGTGCCTGGTGAATGACATAAATGCCCTGTTTTCTTGTTTGTCAGGACTATATACCCCGATGGCAATTTTCGACTGACCGTTTATCCGGTAATATTGTCTGTATGATCCGGCGGCAGGTAATGCAGTAATTTCAATACCTTGTTCACCTGACCAATCCATGAACAATCGTCTAAGTTCTTCCAGATGCTTCTGTTCCAAGTAGTTGGTATTTATTCCGATGATGATATTCAACGAATTACAAACTTACCGACTTTTTAGCTATAATTTTCTAAGTATTTTATGGAATTCTATTCAACTACAGTTTTCATTCTTTAAACATTTATCTTTGTTGTCTCTCTCTGACAGAATTAAAATAACTATACCTATGGAAAACAATAAAGCGCTGGAAATCTTGAAGACTGCTATCCTTATGGAGAAGCGTGGCAAGGCATTTTATGAGAAAATGGCAGAACAGACACAGAGTCCTGAAGCCCGTAAGATTTTCTCAATCATGGCTGAAGAGGAGAAAACCCATGTAGAATTCCTTTCTGTTCAATTCAGTCATTACATAAAGGAACACAGTTTCCTGAAACCAGACAAATCAATGGCCCAGGAAGATGTGGCTCATGAAATTTTAAATGCAGACCTGGTCAAGCAAATTTCAGCAGCCAGTTTTGAGGCCGCTGCAATTTCTGCTGCAATGGATTTTGAAACAAGGGCTGTTGAGGTGTATTCAAAACGCGCAGCTGAAACAGAGGACCCTAATGAAAAAGAACTTTATCTATGGCTGGCTGAATGGGAAAGTGGTCATCACAAGATTCTGCACGATCTGAATGAGCAACTAAAAGAAGATATCTGGTTTGACAACCAATTCTGGCCTTTCTAAACGAAAGGGAAACTTATTCTGAGCCTCTGAAAAGAGGCTTTTTTTTTGTAGTCAGGATCTTCCGAAAGTTCTCAAATGCTGCGTTTATTAATAGGTATTTAAAGATCTGAATTCATTGTGAGTTAAAAAAGCAACATCATGTAATAATCAGGATATCAAGTTTTTATAATTGCATGTTTTAATAGTATCATCATGAAAACGATAAAAAAATTTGGATTACACTATTACTTTTTTAGGGATTGTCAATAAATAATAAAAACCCTGTTTTAACTAGTTTATAACATTCACCTATTCTGATCAGGTATAACAGAAAAATTCTTCAAATCTGAATGTTTGTGTCTAGTAAGAGCATGCAACCTAAAAAAAACTCCCAAACTATCTCACAATGAAACTATTTTCCAATTTAATCAGTGTAAAGAAGAAGGATACTGAATCAACCAGGAGAAGTGTTAATCAACAAACTGACCTTCTGATTGAAATCATCAATGAGTCAATTGAAATTGCTAAAGTATCTCCAAACCTGGAGGTTAAAAAAGCTCGTCTTGACTATGCAATGAAAAAAGTGATTGACCTGATTGCTCTTGCTAATCGTTATCCATTCATTGCTTCTAAAAGGTTAGCACCTTTATATGCCTCCATCAGAGAAGTGAGAAATGACATCAAATCGATGGAAAATGTAATGGTAAGATTCGGAAAAAAGGAAGTAGCCTAAGAAATTCCGGTAATTCCTCAAAATATTTTACTGCGGATCAGGAAAGATGAATGGATTAAACCCCATCATGATACCTGATCCGCAGTTTTTTTATTTCTCAAAGCTGGGAAAAATCTGAAAACTGGTGATGTTGCCTTTTGTCCCTGCCCGAATGAAGCACTTTTCATCCGCCAGCCTAACGGACTAAATCCCCTCGTTCAGGCTGGTTTTGCCCCAAAGGGGAGCCTTTGGCTCATTTTGCATTTTTCATTTTGCATTTTTCATTTTGCATAACTACAATGAGCAAGATGTTAAAAAAGTCCACCACCTTTAAAACTGGCGTCATCAGCACGTCCTCTTTGTTTATTCTGGAAATTATTAAAGGAATAGGATGCCGTTACCATAAAAATAGGACCTTCGGCTCTGATCTGGTATGAATTATCAAAGCTGCTTCCCTTAACAGTATAATCAAATTTTATGGAGTTGAGGACATTTTGAGCCGAGAGACCAATATTTGCTTTACCCTTCATAATAGGTTGGTTTACTGCCAGGTTTACAGTATAGAATCCTGAGCTGTTGCCTTGTGCATCAATTCCTGCTCCCTGGAAGTACCCTACTCCCTGAATCCTGGTTCCCCATTTCAGCGTGAAGTTTGATATCAGCCTGGCATCCCATGAATTGGCATCTTTTGTATTTTGTTTGTTTTCGACCAGACTTTCAATGGAGTAATGGTAAAGATTTCCCCCTGTACTTAGCTGCCACCATTTTGTCAGGTTAAAATCCATACTGGCCTCAAAACCATAAGATTGCTGTTGGTTGGTATTGATCAGCTGATGAATCATGATCCCATCATCCTGGAGTAATCGCAGGGTATTGAAGCTGTTTGATGTATTCCTGTAATAAGTTTGAATGGAAAGTGTTGAGATTTTATATACCAATCGGTAGTTCAACTCAAATGCATCAGTGTATTCTGGTTCAAGATATGGGCTGCCCTGGAAAATGTTATAAGGATCAACATAACCGGGTTGTTTGTTGAGTAACCAGGGTTGAGGGCGATTAATTCGTCTGCTGTAACTTAGCTGGAACTGGTGTTTTCCTTTAATATCCTTTGAAAGGTGAACACTGGGATAAAGCATGAATTTATCAAAGTTGTATTTTTCAGTGTCGTTTGTAAAAGTAATCTGCCTGGTGAAATACTCTGACCTAAGTCCCAGCATATATCCAATTCCCCATTGTGTTCCTGAATAGGTAGCATACCCTGAATATATATCATTCAGGTAATCCAGGAAATAAGTGAATTGCTCATTAGGGATCCAAACATTACTGTCTACATCGAAGTTGAAAAATCTGAGGTCATCTTCCCTGTCTTCATGGCGATACTGGATGCCCATTTCCAAAGTCCCTTTACCCACTGGCTGTTTATAGTCGGCATTGAACCGATATTGGTAGTTAAAATTATCTTTAACGTAATTCAAATCGGATTGTAAGCCTGTTACATGGTAATTCTCGTCAGCTATCTGTTCAGTAAGGAAGTTTTCATCACGCCCGTCCCATGCTGAAAAGGTGGAGCTGAAGGATAAGGTATGATTCTCCTTGAACTTATGAAGGTAATCAAGTGTCAGACTAGGCACATTTCCGGTTACATCCATGAAATTGGAGCTGGCCCTGAATGCTTTAATGTCTGAAGATCCAAGCTGGTAACTATATCTGGCATCCGTACCCCGATCATAGCCCTGTTTTCCATAACTGCCTGAAAAAGTAAAGGAGTTTTTATCATTCAGATCATAGTCGATGCCTACTTTCCCTGTAAGATTTTCATTCTTGAAATATTGATCGGCTGTTTCTTGAACTGATTGATTTCCTGATGGTAAATAGCTGGTATTATTGATTGTAAGATAACCACGATTTATATTATCAGCATAGTCGACCCCTGCAAAAACATTCACCTTCCCTTTACGGTAATTTATCAATGCATTGGCAGTATATTTATCTGTGGTGCCAATGGAAGTATTTATTGTTCCGTTTAAGCCTTGCAGGTAGTCTTTTTTACGGATGATATTAATTATTCCGGCTTGTCCTTCTGAATCATATTTAGCAGAAGGATTTGTGATAACTTCGATCTGTTTGATAGAGGCCGCATTGATTTGTTTTAAAGCATCGCTGCCTTTTAAAACACTGGGCTTGCCATCGATCAGGACTATAAAGTCAGAGCTTCCCCTGAGCGTCACATTTCCCTGGGGATCCACCTGGATGGATGGAGTATTTTCAAGGATATTAACAGCAGAACCTGCTTTATTTACAGCGGTCTGATCAACATTTATTACCCTTTTGTCGATCTGGTATTCCACTTTTGACTTTTCAGCGACAACCGACACCTCACTCAGGTTGGAACTTGACGATGACATATTGATGATTCCAAGATCAGCCACTGGTTTATTTGGCGTGATCGTGACTTTTTCAGTTTGGTGTTTATCAAACCCTAAGAAGGATATCTTGACAAAATAATCGCCATGGGGAAGTTTTTCAATCCTGAATTCACCATTTTCTGAGGTAATTGTGCCGGTAACCATCGATGAATCATTTGCTTTATATACAGCGATATTGACATATTCCATTGGCTTGTTGGTAGCTGCATCAATGATTTTTCCATTGATAATTCCACCTTTAGGATCGGGTGTAAATTCACCAGCCAAAGTTTTATAACCGCCAGCAAGAATCAATAGTACAATGCTTACTATTAAAAGAATGTTTTGTTTTTTCATGAGTGTTTATTGCCTTTTGTGAATGAATGATTCAGAGTTTAAAAATCAATTGTTGTGACGCAAAATTGAGACAGCTGTTACTCATTCTAAAAATATTTCCGGTGAAAGCATGAAATCACTAGGTGAACAAGTGAAATGTCAGGTTGAAAATGAACAGTCTACTCTTTCTGTATTTACCGATTAATGAGCGGTGTTTAATGATCCGGATAATATTAATAAGTCATTCAAGTAATAGATATACAGATAGTTACATGTTGATAAAAGAATGTTATTATTCAATAGTTGTGAGATTGCATTTCCTATCTTTAAAGCCTGAAAACTAAATAAATTGTAATGACAGATTTGATTACCCAAAAGGCAGCTGACAATATTAGAATTCTTGCAGCATCAATGGTTGAGAAGGCCAAATCAGGACATCCTGGAGGAGCGATGGGAGGGGCCGATTTTATCAATATCCTGTATACCGAGTTCCTCAGGTATGATCCTTCTGATATGAATTGGCATATGCGTGACCGCTTTTTCCTTGATCCTGGTCATATGTCTCCCATGCTTTATTCGGTTCTGGCACTATCAGGAAATTACTCGTTAGAGGATCTTAAAAGTTTCAGGCAATGGGGAAGTTGCACTCCCGGCCATCCCGAGGCGGATCCGGCAAGAGGTGTTGAAAATACATCCGGACCTTTAGGACAAGGGCATACTATGGCTGTAGGAGCAGCAATTGCAGAGCGGTTTCTGTGTGCCCGATTCGGAGAATGGATGTCGCATAAAACCTATACCTATATTTCAGATGGAGGTATCCAGGAAGAAGTTTCTCAATCAGCAGGTCGAATTGCAGGATTTCTGGGGTTGAATAACCTGATTATGTTTTTTGACTCGAATGATATTCAGCTTTCAACACCAACCAATGCTGTTACAAATGAGGATACAGCAATGAAATACAGGGCATGGGGCTGGAATGTAATTACGATTGATGGGAATGATGCTAACCAGATACGAACCGCTTTAAAGGAAGCAAATTCAGAGAATGAAAGGCCTACCCTCATCATTGGAAAGACGATCATGGGTAAGGGAGCTGTTACTGCAGAGGGTATTTCTTATGAAAGAAACTGTGCAACTCATGGTATGCCATTAGGAGAATCCGGAGCATCATTTGAATTGACAATCAAAGGGTTGGGTGGAAATCCTCAGGATCCGTTTACAGTTTTTCCTGAAGTTAAAGATTTCTATTTACGTACTAAAGAGGAGAAAGTCAAGCAGGCAGCTATTCGGAAATCCATAGAAAATGAATGGAAACAAAATCATCCGGAATTAGCATTGAAATTGAAATCATTTTTTGCAGGTGAATTGCCAGATCTTGATTATGCTTCAATCGTTCAGAAAGAGAATATCGCAAGCAGGGCTGCTTCCTCAGTAGTACTGGGTTACCTGGCTCAACATGTTGAAAATATGATCGTGAGCTCTGCTGATCTTGCAAATAGTGATAAAACGGACGGCTTCCTGAAATATACCAGGCCATTTGCAAAAAATGATTTCTCCGGCGCCTTCCTGCAAGCCGGGGTGAGCGAATTAACCATGGCTGCGATCTGTAATGGAATAGCACTTCATGGGGGTGTATGGGCAGCTTGTGCAACATTCTTTGTTTTTAGTGATTATATGAAGCCTGCAATCAGGCTTTCTGCACTCATGGAATTACCTGTAAAGTATATATGGAGCCATGATGCTTTCAGAGTTGGAGAAGATGGACCTACCCATCAACCTATCGAACAGGAAGCCCAGATCAGATTGCTGGAGCAACTTAAGAATCATCACGGGAAAATGAGTTTGCTGGCGTTAAGGCCTTCAGATGCTTACGAAACTTCAGTTGCCTGGAAAATGGCAATGGAGAATAAGTCTACTCCTACCGCATTGATACTGTCAAGGCAAAATATAATTGATATTCCAGCTAAAACAGATTCCCTGAGGTACAAGGATGCTCTTCAGGCTGAGAAAGGAGCTTATATAGCTGTTGATTCCGATGGTATTCCTGATGTTATTTTGTTAGCCAGCGGTTCCGA
It contains:
- a CDS encoding PD-(D/E)XK nuclease family protein, which produces MQPFLHQLAVYLTENYKDGLSRLCVVFPNRRAGLFLSQYISKQINKPVWLPDIFALEDFVTLKSGLMIPDQLSLLVQLYKTYQSIDEIKAKSFAEFQSWGTMLLNDFDELDQYLVDGEEVFGYLDEIKAMNHWNPDGEALSAFETDYLKFFNSLAPIYRNFKEILNERNEGYFGMAFEQMLSTLDDHEWDHWDTIIFAGFNALTTAEEKLIKHFIERGKAEVIWDADAYYLDDKRQEAGVFLRNFLKDKAFGEPRWIGQSFRNDSKKISVIGVPGNIGQAKLAGQLISELVVSENPSDIALVLVDESLLLPVMNSMPAELNKFNVTMGYPLKLTPAFSLFDSVFRLWIQALYQSERLNSGKSKNSLNLRFYHKDIDRFLKHPYFQPFINKEKKTQNGSSDYAGKSFLAPEEFIHHIQQSLPEISGMFETVIKSGLVDSSAILDLIQQLINYLRPSAKAPDNPRHGSSDVDTEFLYQFALLTRQLKKAVQETDLLDGVGTLYEVFKSQASALRLPFYGEPLNGLQMMGVLETRTLDFKNVIMLSANEGMIPKGKHQNTFIPFEVRKAFNLQLYSERNAVFSYHFYRLLQRAENVYLLYNTEGTDLGGGEKSRFITQIQLELPQYNPAITISESICAIPPEKAKETVIEIRKTADIQLKLKQLAERGFSPTALSKYLNCSLQFCYSQVMEIKEPEEVEDTLDAATLGEAVHEALYQVFLPFKHNIITTKEIDAIIPTAIANVKKVFASRFKQNDMDSGKNLLILKVAENMVKRFLIAEKEHLEEADSSVTGIEIIQLEEWLNSEIEIQDLNSEIPLKVLLRGKADRIDRIGNKIRVIDYKTGLVDKNDLKIENVEQLREMDNPSKLLQLLIYAWMYRKMNNNSWPANISLVSGIISLRQSSQYLINATINKTDDLSDQIIADIEMLIYSIVEDIFNPNTSFQQTENLDHCTYCPYKSLCNR
- a CDS encoding nucleotidyltransferase family protein, which translates into the protein MKAMIFAAGLGTRLHPFTEKQPKALVKVGNTTMLELVIHQLKHAGVTDIIINVHHFADQLIDFIKANNNFDLHIEVSEEREELLDTGGGLKKASWFFSDDKPFILHNVDVLSNVNLNQLLQFHKNNKALVTLAVSERTSSRYFLFDNAMKLSGWENTRTNQEIIVDSKAGNLHRYAFSGIHIIDPSIFGMIQEAGRFSLIDLYLRLAGNNLIQGIAHDAGDWIDMGKPADLEKAALLIRAGRFKGLESLNL
- a CDS encoding phosphotransferase, with the protein product MDWSGEQGIEITALPAAGSYRQYYRINGQSKIAIGVYSPDKQENRAFMSFTRHFHKCGLAVPEIYSENTETDCYLISDLGDLSLLQKLEQGRKDGRPDAVTKDLYKATITELPRFQIEAGNDLDYNQCYPVKEFDARSMRWDLNYFKYYFLRLLKIPHNEYALENDFDRLILYLLKAGNQSFMYRDFQARNILIHKGSPHFIDYQGGRRGPLQYDLASLLFQVKAALPYDFREEMLEHYLGCLSHHRKIDNNSFTQHYYGFVLIRLLQVMGAYGFRGHFERRAHFLQSIPYAIDNLRWWLDNVKIEPELPELIKALKTLADTEVKSFQPGEGEGLTISVNSFAFKNGPPPDYSGHGGGFIFDCRALPNPGRYEHFKSYTGRDPLVIQFLEREQKVNTFLTNTFKLVDQSILEYMNRGFSNLQVNFGCTGGQHRSVYCAEKLARYLEEKYSLKVILYHTELDKQWL
- a CDS encoding ferritin family protein, whose translation is MENNKALEILKTAILMEKRGKAFYEKMAEQTQSPEARKIFSIMAEEEKTHVEFLSVQFSHYIKEHSFLKPDKSMAQEDVAHEILNADLVKQISAASFEAAAISAAMDFETRAVEVYSKRAAETEDPNEKELYLWLAEWESGHHKILHDLNEQLKEDIWFDNQFWPF
- a CDS encoding TonB-dependent receptor codes for the protein MKKQNILLIVSIVLLILAGGYKTLAGEFTPDPKGGIINGKIIDAATNKPMEYVNIAVYKANDSSMVTGTITSENGEFRIEKLPHGDYFVKISFLGFDKHQTEKVTITPNKPVADLGIINMSSSSSNLSEVSVVAEKSKVEYQIDKRVINVDQTAVNKAGSAVNILENTPSIQVDPQGNVTLRGSSDFIVLIDGKPSVLKGSDALKQINAASIKQIEVITNPSAKYDSEGQAGIINIIRKKDYLQGLNGTINTSIGTTDKYTANALINYRKGKVNVFAGVDYADNINRGYLTINNTSYLPSGNQSVQETADQYFKNENLTGKVGIDYDLNDKNSFTFSGSYGKQGYDRGTDARYSYQLGSSDIKAFRASSNFMDVTGNVPSLTLDYLHKFKENHTLSFSSTFSAWDGRDENFLTEQIADENYHVTGLQSDLNYVKDNFNYQYRFNADYKQPVGKGTLEMGIQYRHEDREDDLRFFNFDVDSNVWIPNEQFTYFLDYLNDIYSGYATYSGTQWGIGYMLGLRSEYFTRQITFTNDTEKYNFDKFMLYPSVHLSKDIKGKHQFQLSYSRRINRPQPWLLNKQPGYVDPYNIFQGSPYLEPEYTDAFELNYRLVYKISTLSIQTYYRNTSNSFNTLRLLQDDGIMIHQLINTNQQQSYGFEASMDFNLTKWWQLSTGGNLYHYSIESLVENKQNTKDANSWDARLISNFTLKWGTRIQGVGYFQGAGIDAQGNSSGFYTVNLAVNQPIMKGKANIGLSAQNVLNSIKFDYTVKGSSFDNSYQIRAEGPIFMVTASYSFNNFQNKQRGRADDASFKGGGLF
- a CDS encoding transketolase, with translation MTDLITQKAADNIRILAASMVEKAKSGHPGGAMGGADFINILYTEFLRYDPSDMNWHMRDRFFLDPGHMSPMLYSVLALSGNYSLEDLKSFRQWGSCTPGHPEADPARGVENTSGPLGQGHTMAVGAAIAERFLCARFGEWMSHKTYTYISDGGIQEEVSQSAGRIAGFLGLNNLIMFFDSNDIQLSTPTNAVTNEDTAMKYRAWGWNVITIDGNDANQIRTALKEANSENERPTLIIGKTIMGKGAVTAEGISYERNCATHGMPLGESGASFELTIKGLGGNPQDPFTVFPEVKDFYLRTKEEKVKQAAIRKSIENEWKQNHPELALKLKSFFAGELPDLDYASIVQKENIASRAASSVVLGYLAQHVENMIVSSADLANSDKTDGFLKYTRPFAKNDFSGAFLQAGVSELTMAAICNGIALHGGVWAACATFFVFSDYMKPAIRLSALMELPVKYIWSHDAFRVGEDGPTHQPIEQEAQIRLLEQLKNHHGKMSLLALRPSDAYETSVAWKMAMENKSTPTALILSRQNIIDIPAKTDSLRYKDALQAEKGAYIAVDSDGIPDVILLASGSEVSTLVQASYLLKERKSINSRIVSAISEGLFRQQPASYQEQVIPGDIPVFGLTAGLPVTLSGLVGKSGFIWGVDHFGYSAPAKILDEKFGFTPESVYSQVINFLGIK